From the genome of Caloenas nicobarica isolate bCalNic1 chromosome 14, bCalNic1.hap1, whole genome shotgun sequence:
tttttttaaattacctaAACAGATATTCCTTATCTGTATTGTAAGGAATTACTGTTTCTGTTGTGAagtatttctttgtctttttttcctggatcaTTGTTGTGAAAACTTGACGTTACCGTAGACATTTTTAACAACCTAGAGGCAGGTTTTACCCAGGTGACCTTCTACACTCAGTCAAACAAGACTCAAACTCAGAGGAGATGTTCCAACTTGTCATGAGTTCTGTTCTTATGTATAAAATATGCAGGTTGATTTTTGTCTGGAACATCTGTGAAATGGAGACAGGCATTAAATCTCATTAAGAGCTATTTTTGTAAAATGGACAAAGCCTAGTTTTGTGTTGATTTTtccatgtgtgtgtgttggggtgGGGGAAGCAACAATTGATCCACAAGTTAATTCCTGCATCTGACTTTGATTTAACTTGTAGAATTTAACAAATCTTTTAGCTTTGTAGGCATTAGTTTCTTGTACTTATGGAGCAAGAGATGctcaaatatattaatttaaaatgcttgaCTGGACATAAAACGACCACAGGGTATTCAAACAGCAAACGGATGCTTGGAAAAAGGCATTACTCTGTCACTTCAAAAACTAACCACTGATTTAGTTTTGGGGTTTGAAAAAAGGCTTGTATTTCCCAGTTATCAATAAGGAGATGTGAGACAAGCGAGGTGCTCGAGCTCTCTCCGCAGGAAAGGAAGCTTTGAATATTGTGTGCATCTTGCTTCCTGTGTGCTGGTGCAAattgtgaaggaaaaacaaaagcccacTGAGAGTGGGATCATGACAGAAGCAAGGAGAAAAGCCTGGACTAGTGAGTTGGAATTTCTAGTACGAGGCCAGTGCTCACTCTTGTGACCTAGTACTCTTAGTTTTCTGCTTGAAAGCTGTTCTGGTCCAATTCAGAGCTGCGTAGCACAACAGgttatttgttattatttagCATTTCGACCTTCTTGATTGCTGaactgtttttatcttttaaacaaCAGCTCTCCCACACAATCCTACAGGAAAACCTCATCTATAACCAGCAGTTGGGTATGCAAGCACCTATTAGCAAAGCCCACATTTCTGAACAGAagtgtggtttttggttgtttttttttccaaaacagtgACCACAAGGTCAAACTTAAAGCTTCGTCCTCTTCTTCCATATGCTTGTGTCAGCGGTGAGTTATTCACAACGTCCATTAgtctctgtccccatctcaAGTGGGTCTCAGTCTCTGCAGACTCAGGATAACGTCGGTTTTGAGCCAGAGCAAGGAACCCACTAACGTAATACTTACAAAACACCCACAGGAAAGCAGGGGGAGAGTTGCTGGAGTCTGTGAACCGATGAGAACAGATGTGCTTGCCTGCCAGAACAGCTCTATCCCTGGGATTACCGAACTAATTGTCCAGGCAAGTTCCCACAACTCACGGATGAGGCCGCGGGTGCTCGTTTTGCCGTCAGTGATAGCTGGAATGTGCACGCTGCTCTTAGCACAACTTAATTAACAAAAAAGCGTGTCTGCAGCCATCTCTCACCACCCTCCTTCCCCCTAAACAATGCGCCTTAAAGACAAGCTGATTAAAGCAGGATATTTCTTTATTCCGCTGTGATTTTCTGCGTGGCTGAGCAGCCTGTACCTCGGAGGAAGGTGGGAGCGCTGGGTGCTGCAGTTACAGCCAAAGCCTTTGTGCAGTAGTCCTGCtgcccccattcccccccagtCAGGCAATATTATATACCAGTTACAACTTAATTCAGAAGAATGTGAGATACTGGGTATGTTCCCACAAGGTGTAATATATCTGGGATACTTTCTCTAAACTTGCGAGCTAAAATGGCACAACTGCTGAAAATGGCAAGGCATGGTCTGTAACaatcctgtttttttttttttttcaggttggGTATTTCAGTTATCTTACATCTGTGCTGATgtggggagcggctgagggacccgggggttcagcctggagaacaggagctgaggggagaccttctgatctctgacctgcctgaaaggagcttggagccagggggggtcgggctctgctccccaggaacaagcgccaggaccagaggaaacggcctcaagttgcgccaggggaggttgaggttggatctggggaacaatttcttcccccaagggctgtggggcattgaaacaggctgcccagggcagtgctggagtcaccatccctggaggggttggacagacggacatgaggttctcggggacagggggcagtgccaggggtgggggaacggtaGGACTCGATGATCTGggaggtcttttccaaccagaatgattctgtgattctgtctccAGGGCCTGTTCCAACCCCAGCCGTTCTGTGACTCTGTGCAGCTGAGGAGGATCTGCTGAGCCGCCGCAGTGCAGCTCCACGGGGCTGCTCAGGTGCGTGGGCCGGGCGCTGCTGCCCGGGCGCTCCGGGGCCGCTCGGCTCGGGGCTCCGGGGGCGGCTCCTcggcgccgctcccgccggccgCACCGCGCACGCTCCGCGCGCCGGCGGGGCCATGCGGGCGCTCGGCCATGCGGGCGGGCGGGCCCGGCGCGCTGCTGGCGCTGGCGCTGGGCCTGGCGCTGGCTCTGGCCgcctggcggcggcggcgccggccgCTCCGCGAGGTTCTGTTCTTCCCCTCCCGGCCCAGCTGCACCGAGGCGCTGCTGGCCGAGGCGGCGGAGCCCGGCGGGGAGCCCCGGCCGTGCCCCTGCCCGCTGCCGCGGGGGGACTCCCCCTTCAGCCGCCTCCTGCGGCGGCTCCTCTCCGCCCGCCGCTCCGTCGACATCTGCCTGTTCGCCTTCTCCAGCCCGCAGCTGGGCCGCGCCGTCCAGCTGCTGCACCGCCGCGGGGTCCGCGTCCGCATCGTCACGGACGCGCAGTACATGGGGCTGCGGGGCTCCCAGATCGGGCTCCTCCGGCGCACGGGTCAGGGCGCGCCCGGGCGGGGCGGCAGCTCTGCGGGCGGTTCGGTGCCGCTGAGCAGGTCGGTTGTGTCTCCGCAGGGATCCAGGTGCGCCACGACCAGGAGGGCGGGTACATGCACCACAAGTTCGCCATCGTGGACGGGAGGACGCTCATCACGGGCTCCCTCAACTGGACCACCCACGCGATCCAGAACAACCGGGAGAACGTGCTGGTCCTGGAGGACGCCGAGTACGTGAAGCCTTTCCTGGAGGAGTTTGAAAGGATTTGGGAAGAGTACAATCCCAGCAACTacacctttttttccaaagatgaTAAATGATTGAGCCGCCTCGTGGTGGGGCACTTAACGTTCATGGACCTTATCGTTATGCATAGACATCATTGTATTATCCGTCTGGGTGTAACTGAGGTGAGCTCTGGAGAAGCAAAGTGCTCTCTACCCCACAGTGACACAGGTCCCTTGCTGTGGGGTCATTCCTGTGCTAGAGGGAATGACCCGGCTGTTCGGGGAGTTGTTTTGTGGGGATGGCTGTGGTAGGACAGCGTTCTGAGAGCTTAAAACTACGGGGCGGCTTGTTGCCGTTCCCTAGTGCAAGCGAGGTATGTTCATAGGGTGCTGGGTGCGTGTTTCAATGGTAAAATAGACATTTTCCAACATGGGATAATGCAGAATTGCAGCCCAATGGCTCCGCTACATCAGTAACTCTAAGGAAGAGTTAAGAGGGCGACAGGAAAGCTCCATTTTTATATGGAGAGATTAAGCACCTTAGTTACATTTCTTGTTGTCGTTATTTGTTAAACGTTTATAAAAGGAGATTTGTGGGAAATACAAAGGCAGAAATTAGAAGTTTGTTTTGATTGCGAACACAATTCCTTTGCTTTAAGATGAGCAGAGTTCCAGCATAGAAGCGTGAGAGCAGAAACTAAGGCCAGCTCATCTTCCAGCAGGCTGGTGTAGGGAAGTCTGGAAAGAAATGAGAGACGGAACAAAGATGGGTAAGATTTGGAATTTCAAAACTCTAAATAGCATCTgtgtaaaaattactttatacTGAATAAAAAGTGCCTCAAAGTCtctcaaaatgaaaaagggTCTTAACATTTGTTACCAGGTTTGCTTGATACAGTAGTGCTGTGATTTGCACTATTAAATAAACCATTTTCACAGGAAAGCTCAACATTGTCTGTTTTTTTGCACTCCAAGCAGTCCTTGTGGGCTCGTGGTTCCAAAAATCCAAATCCTTAAAAATTCCTGTAGGTCCTTAGGTGTTATTTAGGATACATGGAGCAACATCAACAAATTGCAGatttgttctgttctgtttaaGAAAGTTGGCATGTGTCTGGGGGAAAATCCATTACTGATCTGTGCAAGAAGCTCAGGAAGGTCATTCTCTAGTAAATCCTGTTCAGCAGCATTAGACTTTACTTTAAATATGTTATTGCTATTAAAATGGTacctgctgcattttctttgtggTATGTgactataaaaacaaacagctcaCTCTTTTTCAGGCTCTGGCCTCTGCTCCTTTCTGCAGTAATGtcctttttgaaagaaacaccTCACTACGCAGCATGCAAAGGGTGGTGCAAAAATAGTTTATTACGATATAGTTAATGTAAAGTTAGGTAattatatttacaaaataaaaatgatcagCTACATCCATGGGAACCTAGCATGTCACACAAAGTTTTGTAAGGAATAAAtactgggggaaaaagtgaCGCTTCTAGTACAGTGAGCCGTTGATTGGGAGGAGTGGCTCTTAAAAAAGCGCTGAAATAAATTGAGtggaagggagaaggagaaagaaacttGCTGAGAAACAGGAGCATCCAACACCCATTCCCCtttgcagaggggaaaaaaaaaaaaatcacatgtgAGACATCATTTCCCGGACTAATCAGTGTGGAAAACTCCCCTTGAAAGAGGCCGTTCTGCCCTACGGATGGACAGGGCTTGAGGACAACCGcgttttattttattcccacCACCCTGCTGGGATCGTTCTGGGTTGGAGCTGCAGGGGTTTCCAGGATCggggaggctgcagcatccTAGCACTGCCCAGGTACCATAAACTTGGGTATTCGGGTACCACAAACCTGGGTATTCGGGTACCAAAACCCCAGGTATTTGGGTACCACAAACCCAGCCAGGGTATGACTGACCCTGCTCAGCAGAGGACTGGCCACAGCATCGCAGAAACTGGGAAATGACCATTGTGTCCTCATTACTGACCATTCCTTTGGGTAGTTTCCAGTGTACACGTGGTAGAGTGTGGTGCGTGCGTGGTTTTAATCCAGGACTAGTTCCCCCGTGGTTACGGGTCGGTGGTCGGTTCAAGCCCTGCTCAGCCAGAACTCGCAAGAGGACGGTGGAACAAACCTGACAGTACCCGGACAGCCAGTGCCGCGTCAGGTACCACCTGCAGAGCTTCCAACTCACTCCCCAAAACTTCATCCTCTCAAATAAATGATTCTTTACAAACCTCCGATTATCCACAACTCCACATCCCAGGAGGGTGGACATGGGTCAAAGACCACgcttttctgtgttcttcttAGCATCGCCTTTAGTATTTTATGACACATGCTTTCTCTAGCTTAGAACAAAGAGTGAGTGTTCTCGTCAACCCTGCGCGCAGGCAGCGTGTGAAGGAAGCACTAATAACTGTAATTGCGCTCATTTACAAGTTCATGGCCAGCCGGTTTAGTTCAGTCGGTACCAACTCGTCTGGCTCATCGGGTCTCTGCTAGTAAATAAATCCCACACCCTCGGGTTCTTGCCGTCCTCTCACACCGAGGCAGAGCAAACCGTGTTGTTTCCAGCCGGTGCTCCCGCAGCGGTACCCTGGATCttctaagaaattatttgtgctACAGGATCGCATAAGTTCAACTCAGTAGTAAGTACGTTGTACGGACCGTTGTGTTTGAACAGGTACGTACTGCGAGCGTGTCCGTGCTGCTGCGCGATGTGTGTCTGTCCAGTGGGGTCTGTTGGTCCCGTCTAAAGTCCGAGAGCATCCCGAAGGTGCCGGACAATGACAGATAAAAATTTGCACGTGCAGAGTGTTAGTGCCGCTATCAAATACAACATTACTGAGTTCTCCgaatggaaagcaaaacaaaccaagttTATAGCGCGGGAGGGTTACAGCTCTCAAGCAGACTGTACACAATCTTTGGACAGGTCTCTTCCAAACTAAAGGGATAGGTCAGCAGAAAAGGGTTGAAAAGACATTTATAACCCtcatgaaaaccaaacaaaaccagttcatcAGGGCAGAGGGGGAGGGTTGGACACACGACACTCGGAgctcctctgccagccccagcctgggacGGCTGTGTTAGAGcaagatttaaaaattaaagccaCAACTTAGTCACAAACGAGACCCCTCCACTAATTTCCGAGTAATCAATATTTACATTGCGTGCTTCGAACACTATACaggttttaaattacttttttcttagaACAataacaaagctttttttttttcctaaaaaaaagtggaaaaaattacAGAGGAAAAGCAAGCTGCACCGAGCGCGCATGTGCTTAAGTGTTCACAACAAACTAAGCACTGTATCCGAACCGGGAACAAAATGCCAAGGTCTAGTGGAAGCGCAACCAAGTACAAAAGTGACACATTTTCCAGTGCTGGGGGCAGCGCTATTAATGCAGCCCAGTCCGCCCatgctgctgggaaaaaaagagactttctGCTTTGTGAGTCAGCACACAATTCTAGTTTTGAAGCAAATGAACAcaatttgcttctttttttttttaactctccGGTGCCAGCGAGGAGCTCCCCGCCTCCTCCCCATACTTTCCAATTTAAATAACCACTGATTTATCTTGAAAGACACATGCAGCAGGAAGGAGCAATAGGATAACTAAGGACCATTGCTAGCAGTAAAAAAATATCCCAGCTGGCACTTTCCGTCCCCTCCTCCTATTTTAAAGCACGGCCctctgcagaaatatttcagtttttggCTGTTGGCACTGCAAATTCTCAGTCTTTAAAGTAAAGGCAGGTAATGTACTGCCTCTCGCTTTGCAGAGATATTTAGCTATTTAGCCCGAACACGGAGCACAGAACAGCCCTCAGCACCCCACAGCATCTTCCTCGTCCTCTTCTTCTTCGTGACCCCCCCAGAACTCACAGCTACGGCTGTAAGACATCACATACAGCTAAAACATCACTGTATAGAGCTCAGACACTCACAGCATTCCCCCCCTGGCGAGGTGCTGTTGATCCTGACGATGCTCAGCCCCTTCGTGTCTCTAATTTTCAAAGGAGCCGAACCCCCCCGTCTGCTCCTACAAGCGCACGAGACCGCCACCACCACTATGGTCATGAAAGACCCCTTTGCAATAAATACTTTCAACCCAGGAAGTTCAGCAAAAAAGATTAATTGGTTTGGCTTACTAAACATTAAACCATGACGACAGCGGGCAGTGCCCCCCGTCCCTCCGCACGCCGTggtccctggggctgccctgccaTCCAACTCCTTTTATTTCAGCTACATCCATTGTTAATGCcagggttgttttggtttggtttttttttttcccccccccagcaaacctccctgttttgcttttctcagctATTTTAAAGTCCGGAGAAGTCGGCGACTATGTATTAAATAAAAGTTCCCTGATAACAAACCTCTGAGCAGCTGATCCCCCAGGTCTGATCCTGTTCACAAAGGAGTTCCAGCAAATTTCAATTTAAATCATTTCACAGGGAGCCCATAAAAGGGGGAGGGGTGTGACATGAGGACTGACATTTTCTCTACAATAAGGTAAAAACAAActagaggaagagagaagaaatcgCAGCTTTGCTGGTGCTGGATCCCCCGGCAGTGCCTCACTGGAACGATGCAAAACACCGTGTGTGTTGCCTCAGGCGAAGAATTGACACGAGTGGCCCAGAATTATATATGATCCCTTGTTTAGTGTAACGGCACAGCTACAGGAAAGGAGCAAAAGCTCTACAAGTGTTCCTGGGTGACCTTCCCCCCCACAAAACAccagtatatttttatatgtgtataAACCAGAATACTTCCCccacagcttttttttaatcGCACCTTCTTCTGCCTTCCTGCACCATCCACCACCAAACTGCTGCCGCCTTTGCCAACACACCGCAGTGTCTTTCTGCCCATCCtcaccttttttaaaataaaaaaaatagtattaaatGACTCAGCATACACAGGGTGAGTCAAAGCTGGGGATGATCCCCACCTGGTCGTTCCACCTGTGTCCTCCAGCTGCTCTCTACGTTAAGAAATAAGGCtcgaagcagcagcactggcaaagAAATCAAGGCTTCACACCTGTTCCCAGGCAGGATACTAAGCTGCAAGAGAGGAGCAAGAGTACAGCACAAAACATCCCTCCGTGGGGAGCCTGTTGATGCTCGGTGGTGTGATCCTGTATCAGAAAGGGTCCGTCTTGGGTCCGCCACACCAGCGATGGGCCAACGCAAACAGCAAGGTACGTAACTTCTAGTCCTCATGCTTAAAATCAGTGCTCCTGAGCAAAGGGAGTACGCgaagaaaaagcaggatttgCTAGGGGATGGAAGAAAGGTCCACGTGGCCAGGAGACCAGTGCGTGTTCTGCTCGGTTGGCTAAAAAGGGCAAAGTCCATCGTATGTCtcgagaggaggaggagggcatcTCCTGGAGCCAGTGACATCTGGCAAGGGAAGAGCAATGACAATGCCAGGGCTGACAGTGGGTGGAATCACCTTCCCACCCAAGTAACAGCCTGGATTTAGCTGAACCCGGGCCACGGCGCCGACATCTCCGCTGGTCCCGCCAACTGCTCCGCTCAGCAGGCGCTGGTGTCCCCACTTCAACTCCACAACCGCCTCGAACTGCTCGTAGGTGCCACCGAAGTGTCACGTTCCCAGCTGCTGTGAGCACGGGGACCCGATCACGTACCCTTCACCCAACCGTGGGGTCACACGGagacagggagagagagagaaacccCCCCACGCGACCGGCGACAAAAGACCCTCTTCTTCCAGAAGTGGAATTGTAAGCCCGACGCATACACGCTTGACCTGGGGAAGGCTGAATTTGGGAAAAGCTACAACCAGGGAGAGCTGCGCCTGGATCTCCTCAGCTGGAAGGGAAGCAGGACCCCATCCCAGGGCTACAAAAAGCCACCGCTACGCGTTACCAACATACATGGGTTTAGCAACAGCAGCTGATGCTTTAGATGGCCATTAGTTCACTCCATGTGGTGAGAACAGTGATTTTCCACAGCCCCAGGGTGACGGTTTCCATGTCGGGGCTCCCTGGGTTGGGCTCCCATCATGCGGGCGAGAAGCTGACGGCGAGCAGCTCTGGGTGCACGGGCCACGTTCCTCCACGGTGGATGGGAGGAGGACGAAGGCGGCTGCTGACCGATGGGTGAAAGCAAACCCAACGCAAGGAGCAACACCGAGACTCCTGGTTAGAGAGATGGTCCAGGTGGGTCATAGCTGGGAAGGCTCCCGGGTCCTCCAACGCTCAGATTACGTAAAGTGCTACAATAAATTCAGATTAGGGTGAGTAGCTGCTCAGCAAAACATCCTAGAGGGCGTGTGCCTGCTGAGGAGGGAAAAGCCTTTGTATCCTCGTGGTTGAGCATCTTTCCTACCCTGCTGCTGTCTCCAGGACTTCACGTACACCCAGGCACAGGTCCCAGAGCATCGCGGCAAGACCATCCCCGTCCGAGCTCTGCCCGCCGCACGGTGCCGGCACCTTGGCCGGGAACAAGACGGGGTCCCGTGGGCAGCACCAACGGCTACCACATGCTGCAGGAGCGCCCTGGGAGCTGCCAAGCCGAGCATTTGGCCACGCCGAGGCCACACAAGCTGGACAAGAACCTGATTCACGCCACGGTCCAACCTGGTAGGACTGGAGATGTCGCCATCCCTCGGCGCTCACCACTCCAGAGCTGCAGCGGGTTTGCTCTGAGGGATGCGCTTGTACCACCCAACAGACCCAAAACGAGCCATGAAAGCTCTGAGAGCTGCTTCCAACAACCACATGCTGAGCACGCAAAAGACAAGAGGAACTTTGCTCCACGTGAAGGGCAGGGGGTATTTTTAACAGCCCAGCCTGTGCTGCGGGTCGCTCGGTGGCTGAACGGGGCCAGGAGCTTCAGCCCTGCTCCCGGCCAGGGCGATGGGCTAGGATTGTTACCAGTGGCACCTTGAAACACTCTAATTAGCCCGGGATGAAGCCACCAGGTCGGGGCAGCCCTGATGCTGTAGAGCAGCGTAGGCTGcttctagggaaaaaaaccccatcctcTGCTCggctgctgtgtgctgcatccagtgctcccagctccctcatTCACTTCTAGTTTGTCTCACTTTATCAGCCTCACAGCGCTAAATTGTATGCTTTAAATACAAAAGCTATTAGGACTGAGAAGGTCTGAAGCACATAACtggttttgagatttttatttcaggaaaaagattaaagaattaaaataggAGCTGCCCTGCTGACAAGAAGAATTGAATTCAAGAAGCTGATAAAAAAGGAGCATTATATGCATTGAGCACTGTGCATTTTCAGTCAATATTGGCTCTACTCTCTACTCTACTTTCCTTTGACTAGGAAAAGGGAGTTTCACATGCGCACAGACCCTGGGATACACGGGACTCAATGAGAGGAAAGgagtaacagcaaaaaaaaaaattaaaaaaaaaaaaaaaaaaagagagagtgcTGGGCTTGATCTAACAGAGGCAAGAAAGTGATCTTAGAGCTTGGCCCCCGAAACACCAATTCCAACCACCAGCGAGACGGGAGGCAAAGACACACCGACGGGGCGGGCTCGACGGTGCAGCTCCCTATCCAGAACCACCCTGGCAGCCCCCGAAGCTCACCGGGGCTGCGGCATCGCCGGGGCTGCGGCATCGCCTACATTCAGGATACGGCACAGTCACGGGGCAGGAGAATCATTTCTTGCGTCCTTCTCCAGCGAGACATCAGTGTCGTTACCTCCAGGCTGCGTACGCCGGCACGGGCTTGTGCTCCCCGACAGCTCCCCAAGGCTTTCCCCGCCTCGTAGGTGCAAGTAATGCAATCGAGATCAATGGTTAATTAGGCTC
Proteins encoded in this window:
- the PLD6 gene encoding mitochondrial cardiolipin hydrolase — protein: MRAGGPGALLALALGLALALAAWRRRRRPLREVLFFPSRPSCTEALLAEAAEPGGEPRPCPCPLPRGDSPFSRLLRRLLSARRSVDICLFAFSSPQLGRAVQLLHRRGVRVRIVTDAQYMGLRGSQIGLLRRTGIQVRHDQEGGYMHHKFAIVDGRTLITGSLNWTTHAIQNNRENVLVLEDAEYVKPFLEEFERIWEEYNPSNYTFFSKDDK